From Schizosaccharomyces pombe strain 972h- genome assembly, chromosome: II, the proteins below share one genomic window:
- the gua1 gene encoding IMP dehydrogenase Gua1, which translates to MSAFKPYTEALEVLKKYEKKDGLSIDDLIRHNFQGGLTFNDFLILPGYIDFVPNNVSLETRISRNIVLKTPFMSSPMDTVTEDQMAIYMALLGGIGVIHHNCTPEEQAAMVRKVKKYENGFILDPVVFSPQHTVGDVLKIKETKGFSGIPITENGKLRGKLVGIVTSRDVQFHKDTNTPVTEVMTPREELITTAEGISLERANEMLRKSKKGKLPVVDKDDNLVALLSLTDLMKNLHFPLASKTSDTKQLMVAAAIGTRDDDRTRLALLAEAGLDAVVIDSSQGNSCFQIEMIKWIKKTYPKIDVIAGNVVTREQTASLIAAGADGLRVGMGSGSACITQEVMACGRPQATAIAQVAEFASQFGIGVIADGGIQNVGHMVKSLSLGATAVMMGGLLAGTTESPGEYYVREGQRYKSYRGMGSIAAMEGTGVNKNASTGRYFSENDAVRVAQGVSGLVVDKGSLLRFLPYLYTGLQHALQDIGTKSLDELHEAVDKHEVRFELRSSAAIREGDIQGFATYEKRLY; encoded by the exons ATGTCTGCCTTTAAGCCTTATACTGAAGCTTTGGAAGTCCTTAAGAAGTATGAGAAGAAGGATGGATTAAGTATTGACGACTTGATTCGTCACAATTTTCAAGGTGGATTAACCTTCAATGATTTCTTGATCTTACCAGGATACATTGACTTTGTCCCCAACAATGTCTCTCTTGAGACTCGTATTTCTCGTAATATTGTTCTTAAGACTCCCTTTATGAGTTCTCCTATGGATACTGTTACTGAGGATCAAATGGCTATTTACATGGCTCTTTTGGGTGGCATTGGTGTAATTCATCACAATTGCACTCCTGAGGAACAGGCTGCTATGGTTCGCAAGGTCAAAAAATACGAAAATGGGTTTATTTTGGACCCTGTTGTTTTCTCTCCCCAACACACAGTTGGTGATGTGTTGAAGATTAAAGAAACCAAAGGTTTCAGTGGTATTCCCATTACTG aaaatggaaaactTCGTGGAAAGTTGGTTGGTATTGTTACTTCTCGTGATGTTCAATTCCACAAAGACACCAATACTCCTGTCACTGAAGTTATGACCCCTCGTGAGGAATTGATCACTACCGCCGAGGGAATCAGTTTGGAGCGTGCCAACGAAATGTTGCGCAAATCCAAAAAGGGAAAGCTTCCTGTTGTTGACAAGGATGACAACCTGGTTGCTCTTTTGTCTTTAACTGACTTGATGAAGAACTTGCACTTCCCTCTTGCCAGCAAAACATCGGATACTAAGCAACTTATGGTTGCCGCTGCTATCGGTACTCGTGATGATGACCGTACTCGTTTGGCCTTGCTTGCTGAAGCTGGTTTAGACGCTGTTGTCATCGACTCTTCTCAGGGTAATTCCTGCTTCCAAATCGAAATGATTAAATGGATTAAGAAGACATATCCTAAAATTGATGTTATTGCTGGTAATGTTGTGACTCGCGAGCAAACCGCCAGCTTAATTGCTGCTGGTGCCGATGGTTTACGTGTTGGTATGGGTAGTGGTAGTGCATGTATCACTCAAGAGGTTATGGCATGTGGTCGTCCTCAGGCTACCGCCATTGCCCAAGTTGCCGAATTTGCTAGTCAATTTGGTATTGGTGTCATTGCTGACGGTGGTATTCAGAACGTTGGTCATATGGTCAAGAGTCTCAGCTTGGGTGCTACTGCTGTTATGATGGGTGGTTTGTTGGCCGGTACCACCGAATCTCCTGGTGAATACTATGTCCGTGAGGGACAACGTTACAAATCATACCGTGGTATGGGTTCCATCGCTGCAATGGAAGGTACTGGTGTTAATAAGAATGCTTCTACTGGCCGCTATTTCTCTGAAAACGATGCTGTCCGTGTTGCCCAAGGTGTCTCTGGTTTGGTCGTCGACAAGGGCTCGCTTCTTCGCTTTTTACCTTATCTCTACACTGGTTTGCAACACGCTCTTCAAGATATTGGTACCAAATCTCTTGATGAGCTTCATGAAGCTGTCGACAAGCATGAAGTTCGCTTCGAGTTACGTTCGAGCGCTGCCATCCGTGAAGGTGATATCCAAGGTTTTGCTACATACGAAAAGCGTCTTTACTAG
- the klp5 gene encoding kinesin-8 family plus-end directed microtubule motor Klp5 codes for MSRQSSITVTVRVRPFSTAESANLIASSDRLSFGTSSSLRNPGSGRQIRRVVKVLDGRVLVFDPPDETTATLSATNRRLSTSQQSLARLSRKSNNSAGFGRDLRYAFDRVFDETATQQQVYERTARPLLDNILDGFNATIFAYGATGCGKTHTISGTMQDPGLIYLTLKELFERMDHLRDEKIFDLRLSYLEIYNETIRDLLVSPTPNQAKPLNLREDADRRITVPGLTSLSPESLEEIIDIIMKGNANRTMSPTEANAASSRSHAVLQVTLIQKPRTAGINEDHTLATLSIIDLAGSERATATKLRGSRLFEGANINKSLLALGNCINALCDPHRRAHVPYRDSKLTRLLKFSLGGNCRTVMIVCVSPSSVHYEETHNTLKYANRAKNIKTEVLRNMISVDRHVSQYVKAIVELREQISELENRLAQIDLSSQSNGSDQDAVTQSFAHESKLAEARNLLRMTFEETLPLQNDTINKVEKVKHFDDSIRVLKYWLSCYERILPNSADERVFLVRSKLESLLTRRAEIIADIDPELVYQKFQRSVSHIINTYKQEGATMYADVLQDEVDLLKSIIENQVLDAQNKVDEFTPVLESLLRSSFKASSLLKEGGMQELFSILEKWLLGIGLGEKPNISVLSESYKLNSTSDDSRTINRDRVHSFPTQPLLNNNLPRMFFVKSPKKPVVFSKRSPKKRVRFDDSMSTSDSGASAYNSPIQTSKLKNMNFFNTMHMPSTPAHKRPENKNQIDVEINLTSPVSPMLEDKPEPGLLIKSPLEKKQEVNSESTQLDQLLAEDSSTDDVSLPHLDTIDLDGSPVPKVPDLNFSRANMDSPTFILNNEAIHNFDFSKPKTRQSLSSLTTLHLSNPANIIRKSLSMAENEEEKAT; via the exons atGTCAAGACAGTCGTCCATTACCGTTACAG TCCGTGTTCGCCCATTTAGTACAGCTGAATCTGCAAATTTAATTGCATCCTCAGATCGTTTATCATTTGGAACATCTTCTTCCTTAAGGAACCCTGGTTCAGGACGTCAAATTCGACGAGTAGTAAAGGTACTTGATGGACGTGTCTTGGTATTTGATCCCCCGGATGAAACAACGGCTACTTTGAGTGCCACAAACCGCAGACTTTCTACTTCTCAACAGAGTCTCGCTAGATTATCTAGAAAGTCAAACAATTCTGCGGGATTTGGCCGTGATCTTCGTTATGCTTTTGATAGGgtttttgatgaaactGCTACTCAGCAACAGGTGTATGAGAGAACTGCCAGGCCGTTATTAGACAATATTTTGGATGGATTCAATGCTACTATCTTTGCATATGGAGCAACTGGATGTGGTAAAACTCACACCATTAGTGGAACAATGCAAGATCCTGGTTTAATATATTTGACACTAAAAGAACTTTTTGAGAGAATGGATCATTTAagagatgaaaaaatttttgaccTTCGCCTTTCCtatttggaaatttatAATGAAACTATTCGTGATTTATTAGTATCACCGACCCCAAATCAAGCAAAGCCATTAAATTTACGGGAAGATGCAGACCGTCGCATTACTGTACCAGGTCTTACTTCTTTGTCTCCAGAATCTTTGGAAGAAATCATTGATATTATCATGAAGGGAAATGCTAATCGTACTATGTCTCCGACAGAAGCTAACGCTGCTTCATCTCGTTCGCATGCTGTATTGCAGGTTACGTTGATCCAAAAACCTCGTACAGCTGGCATCAATGAGGACCACACTTTGGCCACTTTATCAATTATTGACTTGGCTGGCTCAGAACGTGCAACAGCTACCAAATTAAGAGGTAGTCGTCTTTTTGAAGGTGctaatattaataaatctCTTTTAGCCCTAGGAAATTGTATCAATGCCCTTTGTGATCCCCATCGCCGTGCGCATGTCCCCTATCGTGATTCTAAACTTACTCGCTTACTTAAGTTTAGTTTAGGCGGAAATTGTCGGACAGTTATGATTGTTTGCGTATCTCCGTCTTCTGTTCATTACGAAGAAACTCACAATACTCTAAAATATGCTAATCGAGCAAAGAATATCAAAACCGAAGTGTTAAGGAACATGATCAGTGTAGATCGACATGTAAGCCAATATGTAAAAGCAATCGTTGAGTTACGTGAGCAAATTTCAGAGTTGGAGAATCGTCTCGCACAGATCGATTTGTCATCGCAATCAAATGGTTCTGATCAGGACGCTGTAACTCAATCTTTTGCTCATGAATCGAAGCTTGCAGAAGCCAGAAATTTATTGCGTATGACATTTGAGGAGACTTTACCACTGCAAAATGATACTATTAATAAGGTAGAAAAGGTGAAACATTTTGATGATTCAATTCGCGTACTTAAGTACTGGTTATCCTGCTATGAGCGAATACTTCCGAATTCCGCAGATGAACGAGTATTTTTAGTTCGTTCAAAGTTAGAATCATTGTTAACTCGTCGTGCAGAGATCATTGCTGATATAGATCCTGAACTTGTATACCAAAAGTTTCAGAGAAGTGTTTCTCACATTATCAACACATACAAACAAGAAGGTGCTACCATGTACGCTGATGTGTTACAGGATGAAGTTGACTTGctaaaatcaattattgAGAATCAGGTTCTAGATGCTCAGAATAAAGTTGATGAGTTCACTCCTGTTTTAGAATCCCTTCTTAGAAGTTCTTTCAAAGCTAGTTCATTGCTAAAAGAGGGAGGTATGCAAGAGCTATTCTCGATACTGGAAAAGTGGTTGTTGGGCATTGGTCTTGGCGAGAAACCTAATATATCTGTCTTATCAGAAAGTTATAAGCTCAACTCAACATCCGATGATTCACGAACTATCAATCGTGATAGAGTTCATAGTTTTCCCACTCAACCCTTGCTTAATAATAACTTGCCTCGAATGTTTTTCGTGAAGTCTCCAAAAAAACCAGTTGTATTTTCAAAACGTTCTCCAAAAAAGAGGGTTCGTTTCGACGATTCAATGTCTACGTCTGACTCAGGTGCCTCCGCGTATAACTCACCCATTCAAACCTCTAAGTTAAAGAACATGAACTTCTTTAATACTATGCATATGCCTTCAACTCCTGCACATAAACGGCCTGAAAATAAGAATCAGATAGATGTTGAAATTAATCTTACTTCGCCTGTCTCCCCGATGTTGGAAGATAAACCAGAACCTGGacttttgataaaaagtCCTTTGGAGAAAAAGCAAGAAGTTAATAGTGAATCCACACAGCTTGATCAACTGCTGGCCGAGGACTCGTCAACTGACGATGTTTCTTTACCTCATCTGGACACTATTGATCTGGATGGTAGTCCAGTCCCAAAAGTTCCtgatttgaatttttccaGAGCCAATATGGACTCACCAACATTCATCCTCAACAATGAAGCTATTCACaactttgatttttctaaaCCGAAGACTCGACAAAGCCTCAGTTCATTGACTACTCTTCATCTTTCAAATCCAGCTAACATTATTAGGAAATCTTTAAGCATGGCTGAAAACGAAGAAGAGAAAGCCACCTAA
- the cay1 gene encoding cactin, whose amino-acid sequence MAFRDSTRDFNRSRPEKRHASRSSSPRSFRPSNQNARANYNLPRVRDAMKEEERSRETKEMQEREFLRLQQLRRAIIRLKNDRSKPIDKLLVSVYLMPGPEWEENGEKNSIDFGTVDMFDPLSVIQSYKAEDLEEISRNIGDIQQLETNQCRLTYWKYVKMLVNSRMEHNKVGQFSRGLKVVAGEVQRILAPKSFEQLEQLEAQIQKKLKSNVPLDTDYWVDLLNSLKSYKAIAYLKKTFNEELQIRKNKLDNEEWDKAFSDAKKLSNMKDREEKLYIVPIDPKPILRAQAIPRRIQPEEQADYEKELNDHVNIVKSSTYIPISIPTQKQKPTLPKNSNLINEDEFSIANRARLEREYLQSDDAEEQEMLGDYVEGQTRVVNENGVTLKKPHYFNRVLLGFEWNSYNQAHFNEAHPPPKAVQGYRFNVFYPDLIGTGRAPTYRIERTRRKNKSDTTDLQDDVCIIRFIAGEPYQDIAFSIVDKDWDYSAKRDHGFKSSFDNGVLSLHFRFKKLHHRR is encoded by the exons ATGGCATTTCGTGATTCAACTCGCGATTTCAACAGAAGTAGACCTGAAAAAAGGCATGCTTCGAGATCTTCTTCACCTCGTTCATTTCGACCTTCAAATCAAAATGCAAGAgcaaattataattta CCGAGAGTGAGAGATGCTATGAAAGAGGAAGAGCGAAGTAGGGAAACGAAAGAAATGCAAGAACGGGAATTTTTGCGTTTACAGCAGCTTCGAAGAGCTATTATTCGACTTAAGAATGATCGTTCTAAGCCTATAGATAAACTTCTTGTCAGCGTTTACTTGATGCCAGGCCCAGAATGGGAAGAGAatggagaaaaaaattcaattgattttgGAACAGTTGACATGTTTGATCCACTCTCTGTTATTCAA AGTTATAAAGCAGAAGATTTGGAGGAGATATCTAGAAATATTGGTGATATTCAGCAGCTGGAAACGAACCAATGTAGACTAACTTATTGGAAG TACGTTAAAATGCTAGTGAATTCTCGAATGGAACATAACAAAGTTGGGCAATTTTCAAGAGGGTTAAAGGTCGTAGCAGGTGAAGTACAAAGGATTTTAGCCCCTAAATCTTTTGAACAATTAGAACAGCTTGAGGcacaaattcaaaaaaaattgaagagcAATGTCCCTCTCGATACAGATTATTGGGTTGATTTACTAAACTCTTTAAAATCTTACAAGGCCATTgcttatttaaaaaagacttttaatgaagaattacaaattcgaaaaaataaacttgaTAATGAAGAATGGGACAAAGCTTTTTCCGATGCCAAAAAACTGTCAAATATGAAGGATCGTGAAGAGAAGTTATATATTGTCCCTATAGACCCGAAGCCCATTTTGAGGGCTCAAGCGATACCACGCAGGATACAACCTGAAGAACAAGCCgattatgaaaaagaattg AATGATCATGTCAATATTGTAAAGTCTAGCACTTATATTCCAATATCGATACCTAcccaaaaacaaaagccAACTTTGCCGAAAAACAGTAATCTGATTAACGAGgatgaattttcaattgccAACAGGGCACGACTCGAAAGAGAATACTTACAATCCGATGATGCAGAGGAGCAAGAGATGCTTGGGGACTATGTAGAAGGGCAAACCCGTGTTGTTAACGAAAACGGGGttactttgaaaaagcCTCACTACTTTAATAGAGTTTTGCTTGGGTTTGAATGGAATTCTTATAATCAAGCACATTTCAATGAAGCCCACCCACCTCCCAAAGCAGTTCAAGGGTACCGTTTTAACGTTTTTTATCCAGATTTAATAGGTACAGGCCGTGCACCAACGTATCGAATAGAACGAACACGAAGGAAGAATAAAAGCGACACTACTGATTTACAAGACGATGTTTGCATTATACGTTTTATAGCTGGGGAACCATATCAGGATATTGCCTTCAGTATAGTAGATAAAGATTGGGATTACAGTGCAAAACGAGATCATGGGTTTAAAAGCAGTTTTGACAATGGTGTTTTATCCCTCCATTTTCGATTCAAAAAGCTTCATCATAGAAGGTAA
- the cox7 gene encoding cytochrome c oxidase subunit VII Cox7, with amino-acid sequence MKNTIVQQQRFLQSIHKPTYLQRPGSFALVYPYYAVMAGLGLYSLYASGRVIFGKKDAF; translated from the exons atgaagaatacTATTGTTCAACAACAACGCTTTCTCCAAAGCATCCACAAACCAACTTACTTGCAG AGACCAGGTAGTTTTGCTCTTGTTTATCCTTACTACGCTGTTATGGCTGGTCTTGGTTTGTATTCCCTTTATGCCTCTGGAAGAGTCATTTTC GGGAAGAAAGATGCTTTTTGA
- the rep2 gene encoding transcriptional activator MBF subunit Rep2 → MHFADIPLSKPCLNNPPTYPWSSPILSSIANPSLCDIVSSPSSVSSFASSDDFAFMNAYCLPIQQNHQFGSPVAASPNQQPLVESQNRRNVTYASLVIGKLGIAQLIRQQTDPPQIIHRKQDKGLMARVLSRSKKQEERENHSSDARDAIKSALRRRMRRREGRVQKALRPTPNLICSKCNTTFNHSTALMMHEATCLNQVPFKLSDFFVEDVIDDWLF, encoded by the coding sequence ATGCATTTTGCAGACATTCCTCTTAGCAAGCCATGTCTGAACAACCCCCCAACATATCCATGGTCATCCCCAATTTTATCCAGTATTGCTAATCCTTCACTATGTGATATTGTATCTTCTCCATCATCTGTTTCTTCCTTTGCTTCCTCGGATGATTTTGCATTCATGAACGCATATTGTCTGCCCATACAACAAAACCACCAATTTGGTAGTCCAGTTGCTGCTTCGCCAAACCAACAACCGCTCGTAGAAAGCCAAAATCGCCGGAATGTCACTTATGCTTCTTTAGTCATAGGAAAACTTGGAATTGCTCAACTCATTCGTCAACAAACTGATCCTCCTCAAATTATCCATAGAAAGCAAGACAAGGGCTTAATGGCAAGGGTCTTGTCTAGATCCAAGAAGCAAGAGGAGAGAGAGAATCACTCTTCTGATGCTCGTGATGCTATTAAATCTGCCCTTCGAAGGAGAATGCGCCGTCGTGAAGGCCGTGTTCAAAAGGCTTTAAGGCCCACCCCTAACTTAATTTGCTCAAAATGCAATACCACGTTCAACCATTCAACGGCTCTTATGATGCATGAAGCAACCTGCTTGAATCAAGTTCCCTTTAAGCTTTCGGACTTTTTTGTTGAGGACGTGATAGATGACTGGctcttttaa
- the mrpl35 gene encoding mitochondrial ribosomal protein subunit L35 — translation MKRVWPRIPTISNVCRARSIYSAAQENAYRSSVKLIQEYSEKVHKKLQAKLLENPSETSPEIERLQVLSQINLPEVRSKFHKKEIDYTNPVFLYMLKQQWEDYQKLLLLQRLEQMKVIKDSGIGSFSPSVDVQLGFNPENNDSITPGTILPSTVTVKTPWLSVLPFNCKKNHYSVITLDLDVPNYETNRFETHCNWLLTNIPIEASKRVPIDTSKAFFQYRPPIVHRGEDKHRILTLVLRQKSSSISIPSNALVRERFDLSEFCSIYDLEPVGAHLWRSGWDSDAVALLSKHPSVHEYRDIRVERIPA, via the coding sequence ATGAAACGCGTATGGCCTAGAATTCCTACGATTTCGAATGTCTGTAGGGCTCGCAGTATTTACAGTGCTGCTCAGGAAAATGCATATCGCTCTTCTGTAAAGTTAATACAGGAATACTCGGAGAAAGTTCACAAAAAGCTTCAGGCtaaattattagaaaaCCCAAGTGAAACTTCCCCAGAAATAGAACGGTTACAGGTTTTATCACAAATTAATTTACCGGAAGTACGCTctaaatttcataaaaaggAGATCGACTACACGAATCCGGTGTTCCTTTACATGCTTAAGCAACAGTGGGAagattatcaaaaattgcttcttttaCAAAGATTGGAGCAGATGAAAGTAATAAAGGACTCTGGGATTGGCTCATTTTCGCCATCTGTCGACGTACAGTTAGGATTTAACCCCGAAAATAATGATTCTATCACTCCTGGCACTATCTTGCCAAGTACGGTTACTGTAAAGACCCCGTGGCTATCAGTTTTACCCtttaattgtaaaaagaATCATTATTCAGTTATAACACTAGATTTGGATGTCCCGAATTACGAAACAAACCGGTTTGAGACTCATTGCAACTGGCTTTTAACGAATATCCCCATTGAAGCATCCAAACGTGTGCCCATTGATACTTCTAAAgctttctttcaatatCGGCCTCCTATTGTTCACCGTGGAGAAGATAAACACCGTATCTTAACCCTTGTTTTGCGGCAAAAGTCATCTAGTATTAGTATTCCTTCTAATGCACTTGTCCGCGAACGATTTGACCTCTCTGAGTTTTGCTCAATCTATGATCTTGAACCTGTTGGCGCTCATCTTTGGAGAAGTGGCTGGGATTCGGACGCAGTTGCATTATTATCCAAGCACCCGTCTGTACACGAATATCGAGATATCCGTGTAGAACGTATCCCTGCATGA
- the atf21 gene encoding Atf-CREB family transcription factor Atf21 — translation MDFANVYLGLDTLGNEGYGASVSNGTHHDFHFNFNTFRDGGNHEVGEKRAESSDIGVYECRGPVQGPKDQTSFPSNSHNNYASIVGDASIGHYLKGPERTSEVSLPQTVNLSEISNNNDKGQPTNTPPVRSTIVAPSLYSEGSTLNHYNNGSHQVLHPQFQNGTNAPYVVQSNLMQNNVNLTGAEQEKGLDLYKNSATANNDEIFYNLESLRREGYLNSNKKQSQSPNGDYNSSDESCSNKTVASSQRRGTPGSNNVHTASNNETPDMKRRRFLERNRIAASKCRQKKKLWTQNLEKTAHIACEQSKALRILVSQLREEVICLKNQLLAHQDCNCEGIRQYLSSEAQGIMSFQKH, via the coding sequence ATGGATTTCGCAAATGTGTATCTCGGGTTAGATACACTAGGTAATGAAGGATATGGTGCTAGCGTCAGTAATGGCACTCACCatgattttcattttaactTCAATACATTCCGCGATGGTGGTAACCATGAAGTTGGAGAAAAACGCGCTGAATCTAGCGATATCGGAGTATATGAATGTAGAGGTCCAGTCCAGGGACCTAAAGATCAAACATCCTTTCCCTCGAATTCACATAATAACTACGCTTCAATAGTAGGTGATGCTAGCATTGGACATTACCTCAAAGGACCCGAGCGTACTTCAGAGGTATCATTACCTCAAACGGTAAACCTTTCGGAGATTTCTAACAATAATGACAAAGGCCAGCCTACAAATACTCCTCCTGTACGCTCAACAATTGTTGCACCTTCATTATACTCTGAAGGTAGTACTTTGAATCATTATAATAATGGATCTCATCAAGTGCTTCATCCACAATTCCAAAATGGAACCAACGCCCCATACGTAGTGCAGTCAAATCTTATGCAAAACAATGTTAATCTAACAGGAGCGgaacaagaaaaaggtTTGGACCTATATAAGAATTCCGCTACTGCGAATAACGATGAGATTTTCTATAATCTTGAATCCTTACGTAGAGAAGGATACTTAAACTCCAACAAGAAGCAGTCTCAATCTCCAAATGGAGACTACAACAGCAGCGATGAGTCCTGTTCCAATAAAACCGTCGCCTCCAGTCAACGACGGGGTACACCTGGCAGTAACAATGTTCATACCGCTAGTAACAATGAAACTCCTGATATGAAGAGGAGGCGGTTTTTAGAGAGAAATCGAATAGCCGCATCGAAATGCCgccaaaagaaaaagctttgGACACAGAATCTCGAAAAAACAGCACATATCGCATGTGAGCAGTCGAAAGCTCTAAGGATTTTAGTCAGCCAACTACGTGAAGAAGTAATTTGTTTGAAGAATCAACTATTAGCTCATCAAGATTGCAATTGCGAAGGAATTCGACAATATCTTTCTTCAGAGGCTCAAGGAATTATGTCCTTTCAGAAACATTGA
- the ceg1 gene encoding mRNA guanylyltransferase Ceg1 — MAPSEKDIEEVSVPGVLAPRDDVRVLKTRIAKLLGTSPDTFPGSQPVSFSKKHLQALKEKNYFVCEKSDGIRCLLYMTEHPRYENRPSVYLFDRKMNFYHVEKIFYPVENDKSGKKYHVDTLLDGELVLDIYPGGKKQLRYLVFDCLACDGIVYMSRLLDKRLGIFAKSIQKPLDEYTKTHMRETAIFPFLTSLKKMELGHGILKLFNEVIPRLRHGNDGLIFTCTETPYVSGTDQSLLKWKPKEMNTIDFMLKLEFAQPEEGDIDYSAMPEFQLGVWEGRNMYSFFAFMYVDEKEWEKLKSFNVPLSERIVECYLDDENRWRFLRFRDDKRDANHISTVKSVLQSIEDGVSKEDLLKEMPIIREAYYNRKKPSVTKRKLDETSNDDAPAIKKVAKESEKEI, encoded by the coding sequence ATGGCACCCTCAGAGAAAGACATTGAAGAGGTATCAGTCCCTGGAGTTTTAGCACCGCGCGACGATGTGAGGGTTTTAAAGACACGAATTGCCAAATTATTAGGAACAAGTCCTGATACATTTCCTGGATCACAGCcagtttctttttcaaagaaacaTTTACAAgcattaaaagaaaagaactATTTCGTATGTGAAAAAAGTGATGGAATTCGTTGTTTACTTTATATGACCGAGCATCCTCGGTACGAAAATCGACCCAGtgtatatttatttgatcgtaaaatgaatttttatcatgttgagaaaattttttatccaGTTGAAAATGACAAATctggaaaaaaatatcatgTTGATACACTTTTGGACGGTGAGTTGGTTTTAGATATCTATCCAGGTGGTAAGAAGCAACTGAGATATTTAGTCTTTGATTGTTTGGCATGTGATGGAATTGTTTATATGAGTCGATTGCTTGACAAACGCTTGGGAATTTTTGCTAAAAGCATTCAAAAGCCCTTAGATGAATATACAAAGACTCATATGCGCGAAACTGCcatatttccttttctcacatcgttaaaaaaaatggagcTGGGTCATGGTATCCTAAAGTTATTTAATGAAGTGATCCCCCGACTTCGTCATGGTAATGATGGACTTATCTTTACATGTACGGAAACTCCTTATGTATCTGGCACTGACCAGTCGCTTTTGAAGTGGAAaccaaaagaaatgaatacAATAGACTTTATGCTAAAGCTGGAATTTGCACAGCCTGAAGAAGGGGACATTGATTATTCAGCCATGCCAGAATTTCAACTTGGTGTATGGGAGGGTAGGAACATGTACTCTTTTTTTGCCTTCATGTAtgttgatgaaaaagaatgggaaaaattgaaaagctttaatGTTCCTTTATCGGAAAGAATAGTAGAGTGCTATCTGGATGATGAAAATCGTTGGAGATTTTTACGTTTTCGTGATGATAAACGAGATGCAAACCATATCAGTACAGTTAAAAGTGTATTGCAGAGCATAGAAGATGGCGTTTCTAAAGAAGACCTTCTCAAAGAGATGCCTATTATCCGTGAAGCTTATTACAACAGAAAGAAACCCTCAGTAACGAAACGGAAATTAGATGAAACCTCTAATGATGATGCTCCTGCAATCAAAAAAGTAGCTAAGGAAagtgaaaaagaaatttaa
- the rpl802 gene encoding 60S ribosomal protein uL2, translating into MGRVIRAQRKSGGIFQAHTRLRKGAAQLRTLDFAERHGYIRGVVQKIIHDPGRGAPLAKVAFRNPYHYRTDVETFVATEGMYTGQFVYCGKNAALTVGNVLPVGEMPEGTIISNVEEKAGDRGALGRSSGNYVIIVGHDVDTGKTRVKLPSGAKKVVPSSARGVVGIVAGGGRIDKPLLKAGRAFHKYRVKRNCWPRTRGVAMNPVDHPHGGGNHQHVGHSTTVPRQSAPGQKVGLIAARRTGLLRGAAAVEN; encoded by the coding sequence ATGGGACGTGTGATCAGAGCTCAAAGAAAGAGTGGTGGAATTTTCCAAGCTCATACCCGTCTTCGTAAGGGTGCTGCTCAGCTCCGTACTTTGGACTTTGCTGAGCGTCATGGATACATTCGTGGTGTCGTCCAAAAGATCATTCATGACCCTGGCCGTGGTGCTCCGTTGGCCAAGGTTGCTTTCCGTAATCCTTATCACTACAGAACTGATGTTGAAACCTTTGTTGCAACTGAGGGTATGTACACTGGCCAATTCGTTTACTGCGGTAAAAACGCTGCTTTGACCGTTGGTAATGTCTTGCCTGTTGGTGAGATGCCCGAGGGTACCATTATTTCCAACGTTGAGGAGAAGGCCGGTGACCGTGGTGCATTGGGTCGTTCTTCTGGTAACTATGTTATCATTGTCGGACATGATGTTGACACTGGCAAGACCCGTGTCAAGTTGCCCTCTGGTGCTAAGAAGGTTGTCCCTTCTTCTGCTCGTGGTGTTGTCGGTATTGTTGCTGGTGGTGGTCGTATTGACAAGCCTTTGCTCAAGGCTGGACGTGCATTCCACAAGTACCGCGTCAAGCGTAACTGCTGGCCTCGTACTCGTGGTGTCGCTATGAACCCCGTCGATCACCCTCACGGTGGTGGTAACCATCAACACGTTGGTCACTCTACTACCGTTCCTCGCCAATCCGCTCCTGGTCAAAAGGTTGGTCTTATTGCTGCTCGTAGAACCGGTCTTTTGCGTGGTGCTGCTGCTGTCGAaaactaa